The genomic interval TTAGTATCCTGGATTTGCGACCAGGTGTATAACTAGTATAGCTCGGGAACTGATTTCATTTTTGTAAATGGACATGGTAAAAGTTAGAGTTACATACATCAAAGTGTTTTGTTTGGTCAATACAAAGATAATTTACAAATAATTCTTTATTTTGTGATTTTGGCCCTTATAATAAATGTACGTTTAATACATTTTTCACGTTTTACAGATATATTGTGGCGAGAGAAGTGAACGCAAACACTGCTGAGAAATTTAAAGcaagaaacattatttttgtagTAAGTGTTTATAGATCTTCGTATACGCATTAAACTTTTTAGGCGGGCTTGATCAGATATGTTTAACTGTAGTTATAACGCGTATCTCTCACACAATTACCATATCAAATAATGCTGTATCCAGGAATAACGTGTCGTACGAAAGGGTGGGCTATGCAATTTTAACATGTCTGTTTAACATAAATTAGAATAGCGCATGTCTCCAGATTTGTAACGCTTTAAACATGTATACCCTCCACCATGGTGACTTGTCTTCAATCCTTGACCAAGCATACCAACATCCCAATGTTCTATTACAAACACttcaaacatatattaaaaaaagatatatatatatgagaatgtattcatgattatttttataagagaaaataattatattacatatttcgGACAATATAACAGTTATCTTCTTCAGCACTATTCCATGCTAGTGAACTCATGCTTACCTGCGTAGCTGATCACTTGCCTAACATTAATGAAGACATACCCTATGTGACATGTTATTACAGTTGGAAACGATAACTTTATATAAGCTTATTTTTGgtatgttttcttcatttcaaaTGTGATAAAATGTATTACGTTCGATGTCAGTTCATTTATAAGTTGAATACGCATTTGAAACTAAAACGCGTTCATACCTTCATTTAAAACGCTTGTTTTCTTTCTAACTTCAGACAATTCTTGTATTTCCGTCGGACTTGTTTGCGCAACAtctaaaagaaagaaaaaaactattcatttgtacattaatatttcTAAATCCCATAAGGTTCTGGATAACGTGCAGTTTAATGGCATTTGCAATAGATTTATCAATCTTCCATGTGATGTGTGTCTCAAATACAGAGTGGGGTTGGCTTCAAAACAAACTCCAACAGACCAAAATAAAAAAGGTCTTTCcaattgatgataatgatgacttGAAGCCGTTGTAAACAGTAGTTATCTGTAGcttgattaatttaaattacacttTAACAAATAACGATTTGTGAGAttcatcattaaaattaaattgataaaaaaatgaaaacaactttaaaaatatatatatatgtaaaacatGACCATATGCCGTTGTACTTTATCGGCAAGAATATGTAATTGTATCACAGCAACACAAACCTGTATGCTTAAGGTGTCGTTCTACTTTAAGTTTTACAAGAACTTCTTCCTCTTTAAGAATGGATAACAACTGTTTTGAAAAGTCTATGGAAATTGTTGGAGTGATTTGATTGCATCGTTTCTCAGATATATGGGTTTCCATATCTTTAATTTTCTCCTTGATTATTTTGGTGACGATATAATTTTGTTGAGGTGTTCCATGTTTGACAAGAGCAGAACTAACCGATAGCAGTTCATTTATGTCTTCATTCACTTTCAACCAGGCTTTATTTCTTTTTGCTTCGCTTTGCTCTATTTTTTTAATCTCATCCGCTTTGAAATTATCTGCATCTGCAGTCAGCTGTGTCTTTGCTTTCTCAAATAACTCGATAATACAACCCTTTATTCTATCAATCTGTTTAAACAGATTTGCATTGGTCTCACTTAATTCAGCCTCTGAAAGCTTGCATTCCGCTACGATTTTGCCAGTATCGGTCTCCATTTTAAGAAGCGTATTTTTCACGTCTTGCAGCTCTGGTCCTTCTTGGCTAGATATACTGGCCAGCTCATTGATTTTGTCGCACTTCCTGTGTATGAACGCACATGTACTGCAACAGAGCTTGGAGTGGTCTTCACAGAAAAACTTGATCTTTTTATCATGGTCTCGACATGTGTCCATACCTTTCATCGTTACAACAACTGGTGCCGAATCCAGATACTCAACAGCAACCGTATCATGTGTGCccgatttataaattatatgaatatttcTGCAAGGTTCGCAAAGATACTCGTTACAGGTTTTGCAAAAAATTGTTGCTGTGCTGGACGTGTGCTTTCTCGTGCATGGTTCGCAAGATTTAATAACAATACAATCACTAAAGAATTCCTGGTGAGCTTCTTTTCCGCTGGTTGCCATTTTCGAACCAGTCGTTTGTTGCTACAAAAGTAAACAAAACCATGATGAAagtaacataatatttatattttcaaatactGAAATCTGTTTAAATATAAGAGTAAGTATCAGAACTTCAAATTTATGTCATTAAATTAAAAGCATACAGTACAAGAACAGTTGGGGATATTAGGTATTGCAATCTATTGTATACTTTTTTAAACTACTCGTTGCGTTTGCAATTCTCGCTTTTACGTAAATGACATGTAGATACATGCATAAGTATACaacacttgtgtttgttttaCCTTCTAAATTATGAAGTATCcgtcagttttcccagaaaagcCATTATAAAACAAACCTCATCACATACAAATATACAGTCTTAAACGCCCCTTCAGCGTTCTTCCGTTCAAGGTACAGGACGACTTCTTTATCAACCTCGGTTGAGTATCATAAGTTGATAACGACAATGATGTTTATATCAGTCATTAAAGAGAATACATCTCCAAATAAATCAAGATGTCAATTTTTGGTTAAATAAAAGTGTACGAATTCAGCAAATCAAACTAGATAATGCGTATTCATATCTTGAAGTTATTAACAGAAGTAGTATCTGCAAAACAATTTGAATATCTGTTTTATCTTATTCAGTAAACATTTGGTTGTAGCATTGTCTGCTTTCGTTTATTGACTATTCAGTTTTGACTTCGTTTCCAGATTCCTAATTGGTAATTCTACTTTTAGATTATTGTTGTTGGTAACGCATGGTCATTTACGGGCGCATTGCTGTCGCCAGTGATTGTGCATCATCAGTATAATATATAGCCTTttggttttatttattacatgtataaaaagaaTGGATTGATAATGGGTTCGACATAACAGTATAAACAGAAAATGTTAGCATAATTGTTGAAATTAAGAGTTCGGTTATAATTGTTTATGGTCGTTACTGTTGCCAATCATTCAATTCAATAATAGTGTTTAACATGCAGAGAAGACTGTAGATACGAATGTATTTGTAGGCAGCCATGTTGCACTCATTTGCGGCATATGAAGATTATTTCAAATACGTCTTGACCAACGTGTTACGTTTTGAAAGATGTTAAAGTGCGCGACACTGCTGACGCTCCTTTACATGATCAGAATACCCATGATATACATACAAAATCATCTCAAactattttattctatgttttaATTGAAGTAAACTATTTTCATGTAACCAATAACAAACAGTTTAAACCATTATGAAGCTGTACACATCTTTAATTAACGAACCGGATAAATTAATAACTTTGTAATGTTTTTTGACAGCAATATCTTTATTAGTTATGAGGCTTACACGGATCGTTTGGTGACTCAGTGTGTACCGTAGTTAAATTATTATCTATGCCCAATATGATGGTGTCaactaaataaataacaattaaagaCTTGCTTATCGAAAATTTAATAATTCCAAACCATAATAAGCCCTTACTCTTAGTTCAAAGAAATGGTCtgtaaatgacttttttttcgCAGCAATATTATTATGACAACACATATGCTGATACTATGGTTAAGCTTTGTTGTAAGAGAATGGTGATGTTTAGTGCTCAGATATAATTGTGTAAGGACCTTGTGTGTATTTGACATAATAAGAATTTCAGCCATGCACTTAACCCTTTTGGATAGTGCACATTTgcgttaagcacatgcattccATGGAGTTAGAACATTAATTAATAGTGCATTTCATTGTATTACGTCCCCATAAAAACTGTTGAGGTACGTTCTTTTTTCAGATAACGAACATGTTTCGAAACAAGCAtatgattttatattttgaaacaaatagatTAGGTATTGCCACTGTTTAAGAACTCCAAAAGTTTGGTGTTTTGTACTTCATGCCCCTGTCTGGTATGCAAACAGCAGACGATAAATTGTCACAGTCACTTTTCTGTTGAATGTtactcaattttgtttattgctAATCGAACAATCTTCTCTCGTCTTTTGTGGACCAGCTACATATGTAAAACAAGTCGTTGCCCCTTTTGGAGGTCTCGTTGTTTCCAACTAACTTGCCTAAAGAGTGTAAAGCAAAATCATACTGTCTTGCAGTGGTCTCCAAAAAAATGTGATCTTTCTGCTGTGCATACTGTTCACGTTCATAACAACACGTACCAAATCCActcttttcaataaaaataatctcaatgttttcaaagtttatatatttCGCGAAAATAACTATTCGAATCGAAAAGCCGTTGGTTACACACTTCGCTGATAACAGAAGCTGTAGTCGAAAAGTTCTTTCTCGCCCATTTGTCATTCATATCAATGTCAGTACGCTTAACGACAATATATTGCTACCTACATTCGGTCGCTgatatacataaaataaacaaaatgataaacaattaaaatgataaacaaaatgTAGTCATGCAAGGGCTTTTGAAGGTTGACTCAACAAAACAGTCACCATAATATCATGTTCAAAATTCGCATGCGGGTTTTGAAATCCATATGGATTAAATAAAAACCATTCATCTGAAAATGTTATGCTCAGAAAATCATgcattgataaatttaaatcTAGATATCGTTGGGATCGCCGGAAGTCATTTAaagaaatcataaaaaaataacattagaATGGTACAGTTGGTATGGAAACAACAGAACCGAGACACGTATAAACGCCCCAAAAGGAAGCGGTCGAGTCAgtatttttgtgaaaaatgaaCTATTAAAAGCTCCCATGTTAACCTGTTAGATAAATCCTACGAAGGAAATATACCACGGAAAATTTGAAAGTATGTGTCTGCTATTTACCGCCATCAAACATTAAACCCAAGAGAGAAAATGAACTTCTTGCTCTCAGATGATCGCATCATTAAACCCAATGCCAGAGCCTGTCATGACATTTTAATTAAGCGACGCAACCACATGTTTATATAATCAATTTAATGTGTGCGCATAGTCAATTgcgtatcaaataataatatacttaaaggggccttttcacagattttggcacgttttgaagtttgccatttaatgctttatattgataaatgtaaacattggatataaaaagctgcagtaaaaaatcaagaataaaatgaaaaaaggtaaACCTCAGCAGGACTcggaccactgacccctggagtcctggagtaaaaaatctacgatttagaccactcggccatccttccgtatGTGGCgctagatgtattttatactttatataagcaatctccgtagtttcacacaatacaacgacaacaacaaaactctccaaattattatttcgtttcgcgttgcaacgctttataattttcgggtttttaaatcgtcaaaagatgcatgtaatggatattttagagcacgggaaatgttcagtattactgtttcctcacaaatatcataactaaaacgaaaatttgcgaatatgaaacaacttttttcaattttgtcaatttgcccaaacgtgaaaaggcccttttaaatttGTACTTCATAAGTACAAAACTGTTTATAATGTACAAATTGAAATTTTCTCTTAATGTATTCTTtgatgataatatatatataattgtttttaactaATCATTTTCAATCGAATTTCCTTAagaatctttttttatatttctaacagaTTCTATGATGTATATAATCGTTAAACACTTTTAGAATTTTTAGAACCATCGTCTCTCGTCACTCTTTTAgagtggttttgtacatatatatataatgattgtGTACTGCCTTAAtgtgttttatgtacaaaaaTGAGACGTTAAAAATtaattctgtctgtctgtctgtctgtctgtctgtctgtctgtctgtctgcctggctgtctgtctgtctgtctggctgtcttTCTGCCTGCCTggctgtctgtatgtctgtctgtctgtctgtctttctgtctgtctgtccgtccgtctgtctgtctgtctgtctgtctgtctgtctgtctttctgtctgtctgtccgtccgtccgtccgtccgtccgtccgtctgtctgtctgtctgtctgtctgtctgtctgtctgtctgtctgtctgtctgtctgtctgtctgtctgtctgtctgtctgtctgtctgtctgtctgtctgtctgtctgtctttctgtctgtctgtccgtccgtccgtccgtccgtccgtccgtccgtccgtccgtccgtccgtccgtccgtctgtctgtctgtctgtctgtctgtctgtctgtctgtctgtctgtctgtctgtctgtctgtctgtctgtctgtctgtctgtctgtctgtctgtctgtctgtctgtctttctgtcttaaCCAATAGTTATTCCTGGATCAGAAATATGTAAttcagggttgccaccaacctgataTAATAAAATttcctgacttttcactgacttttccctgaccaaatcttggtttacactgaCTAATTTCGCGACATATTCGGCCTCCTCCTCCCCATACAGCCgaccaaatccacccatttaatgtttattttattctttaacataaaatagTAAACAAATACCAAAGCAGTACTACGTAAACACTAaactatgcatgatgcaaggctataaAGTAAATTCCACAAAACCAAAGATAAAAAAGTTATGCATGTACAGCCACCGTATAATATGATAATGTCTCAAAATCTATGAACAAGAAATACTTCTATAGGTAGATGCATGTGATGTTAGTTATGGCAATACAGTAGTAGCACAACATCTATGACACAAAAAACTGTCCATATACAATATCCATTACATACTATGATcatactttaaaggggccttttcacgtttgggtaaattaaCACAtttggaaaaagttgtttcagattcgcaaattttcgttttagttatgatatttgtgaggaaacagtaatactgaacatttaccatgctctaaaataaccattattatatattatgaatcttttgaagatttaaaaacccgaaaattataaa from Dreissena polymorpha isolate Duluth1 chromosome 1, UMN_Dpol_1.0, whole genome shotgun sequence carries:
- the LOC127864815 gene encoding uncharacterized protein LOC127864815 isoform X2, which produces MATSGKEAHQEFFSDCIVIKSCEPCTRKHTSSTATIFCKTCNEYLCEPCRNIHIIYKSGTHDTVAVEYLDSAPVVVTMKGMDTCRDHDKKIKFFCEDHSKLCCSTCAFIHRKCDKINELASISSQEGPELQDVKNTLLKMETDTGKIVAECKLSEAELSETNANLFKQIDRIKGCIIELFEKAKTQLTADADNFKADEIKKIEQSEAKRNKAWLKVNEDINELLSVSSALVKHGTPQQNYIVTKIIKEKIKDMETHISEKRCNQITPTISIDFSKQLLSILKEEEVLVKLKVERHLKHTDVAQTSPTEIQELSEVRKKTSVLNEGFSSDCTLSVPIKPVTLELLVSVDLKQYQYDGKEPLLTGLDFLPDGRLVSVDNMNWKCIIMDDRLKRQGTPYTFNTNPFDVVCLSHNELAVTMNDKTIRLLSVSPGSDIGMTRTIQTSTDVFSICCMTPTDMVVSTHNDTDQVRKITQSGVVSYFDHGLVPNKRYKIDESKCTYVISKNTLVFTDWLANSVYMNDCAKGTSKVVTDENIQQPRGACVGPGDTVLVCSGATSSIVHLTVDGIMLGTYPVDMRWPYSLCLNKEESRLAVSNNAAGMKRLMVYKLL
- the LOC127864815 gene encoding uncharacterized protein LOC127864815 isoform X1, with translation MATSGKEAHQEFFSDCIVIKSCEPCTRKHTSSTATIFCKTCNEYLCEPCRNIHIIYKSGTHDTVAVEYLDSAPVVVTMKGMDTCRDHDKKIKFFCEDHSKLCCSTCAFIHRKCDKINELASISSQEGPELQDVKNTLLKMETDTGKIVAECKLSEAELSETNANLFKQIDRIKGCIIELFEKAKTQLTADADNFKADEIKKIEQSEAKRNKAWLKVNEDINELLSVSSALVKHGTPQQNYIVTKIIKEKIKDMETHISEKRCNQITPTISIDFSKQLLSILKEEEVLVKLKVERHLKHTDVAQTSPTEIQELSEVRKKTSVLNEAGFSSDCTLSVPIKPVTLELLVSVDLKQYQYDGKEPLLTGLDFLPDGRLVSVDNMNWKCIIMDDRLKRQGTPYTFNTNPFDVVCLSHNELAVTMNDKTIRLLSVSPGSDIGMTRTIQTSTDVFSICCMTPTDMVVSTHNDTDQVRKITQSGVVSYFDHGLVPNKRYKIDESKCTYVISKNTLVFTDWLANSVYMNDCAKGTSKVVTDENIQQPRGACVGPGDTVLVCSGATSSIVHLTVDGIMLGTYPVDMRWPYSLCLNKEESRLAVSNNAAGMKRLMVYKLL